One Oryzias latipes chromosome 21, ASM223467v1 genomic window, TTGTCAAAAAGTCAACAATTCTGTGTTTCAAACATCATTTAAAAGTGTACAAATCCTCTTGAAtaatggcaaaaagaaaagtcaaaacacagtgaaaaaaaacgtttattaaaaaagtttcaaaatacaCCAAAGTCACAAAGTTGGTCGTTTTTGGCAGCATATGGTATGAGGACGTTGTTTTTCAGCTATCAAAGCTCATCCTTTAtctgtaaaagcaaaaaagaaaacgtatattaatattaaaacaaaatctaaaattcTTGGTTAGTGTAATGTCACTATTTCTACAGCAGGGGGAGCCAGACTAGAATTTCTTTATGCTTGGAAACATTTTCTCCCATTCtttcaacaaaaataagaaattagACCTCATATTGTTCATCTTTATGCTTTAGTTTAatcattatatttatatatgcgtctttttttacttgatttATTTTCCTATTAATTTATGACCCAATAAGGTCTAAGAATTGTGTAAAAtcttcctctttttgtttttaatagcttgaaataaacaaatgcgTTACAGTTGTCGACGCATTTTATAATCCAGTGTAGATGTAGAACATTTCATTATACCCAAACTTAAGGTTGAATTTTTCGGGGGAAATTGGGGTTTTGAGATTGTTCCAGCATTTTTcacatataaagaaattaagcttaaaattccatttccgagtatttctctattcaaatcgtCGTGAATCTGGCGCTAAAAGATCGTAATTGTGACGCACAAAATACgcttggcaggccacaagctccctactatgacgagctctcagcaacggagaggggaagaggggcggggttgctctgcactaACCGTCCCGCCTATGAAACTATGAAGACGACAGGTTCTTAGTCCACATAAGCGTATTACATGTTCAATTAAACAAGGACTATTTAAAGAGACAATAACAGCGACAATAAATGAAATGCTTTGatgcaacagaaaaatgaatCGTTTTCTCGCACCCCGGCTCTGTGACAGGAACACGGGAAGAGTTCATCCGCCGGCTGCTCCACCGGCTCCATTCCCTCCCGGACCTTTGGCTGGCTCACCTGGAGTTTGGAATACTCCTGCAACAGCAACACTTTCAGGTCtttgatgcttttttattttattttgcagtgaTGCAAACAACGATACCGTGAAAAGTCTGTAGTAGTAACAAAAAACGGTGTCTCCCATGAGGTGACGGCGAGCAAACTGTTGTCCTGCAAGTGCAATCTTCTGAGCctgatggagaaagaaaaacgtgtttaccttttttcatttttttaaatcgtcGGTGGGTTCATACGACAGAGTTtaagggccaccaaaaaaataaataaaagtaaaattacgagatttaaagttgtaaattgactagattaaagtggaggtgatcatacagagcagcaggtgaaggcctcacagcagcagagcagacccactaaactcaacaggtgagctgaatgtttattgataacgttccaaatgtttggaagctcatttgtttgattaatgatttatcaatgttttatttattgatggggggtttgcaggatctctgcagccgttgatgaagacgtCGGTGTCGCTGCagatgtccacttcaatcctttatTCCTCCATtgaagaccagatctctacgtctgtgtgacgcttccgtctgaagaggaggagcactttctgGCATTGTCAACGTTCTAATATAACAGAccattttcattcctctttattgttttatgttgaaacaggaCGTtccatctgcaggagggggcgtatggaacactgtttacttctgcattggtgttcggatgacaggttcatgacgtaatgtgacagatgaacttcaggttatgtgaatgaaaagcagaataaaggctgcagcggtcctctgcacccaaacgtgtctctgacctccttattttacagatgaaactccgctttactgacaccgaaccccggaaagacgaatacactgacaataatctgattttgagtcgccaaaaggttcagaatttctcTGTATTTGAAACCTtgagcttcacaaaaggctccacatctttcatcttcaagctaggctctgataaacagacaacattgtttttcccctcattaaggtatgactttttttctcaaacatttACGACTTTAAGATCTCGTAGTTTAActattatgactttttttctcgtaGATTTACCACTTAATAGtcgtaatttaaaaagaaacaaattgttTGTAAAGTGGCCCTAAAGCTCCGTCGTAGGACCACCTGGGAGGaggacttctttttttattttttattttcatcctcACCTCTGAGTCGTGGTCCCGAGCCCACTGGATCTTCTCCAGCAGGTCCCCCAGGTCCGCTCTCACGGGGACGTAATGCTCCCACGCTCGCAGCTGCTTGTAGAAATGCTCGTAATAAGCAGAGTCCACCTTGAAGACCACGCTGTCTCCTGCCAGCAGGTACGGCAGCCTGTAGGCCGCCACGGTGCCGTCGATGTTTATCTGATACTTGTACTGCAGGTGAACAGAGAGGTCAGGACTCCTCCGTTgggaattaaaataaagaaaaagcggAGAAGTTTCACCTTAAAGAAGTCGAAGAAGGAGACGTGTTTGACCAGCGGACCGTAGAGGCTCTCGTCGTgcttgaagaagaagaagttggTGAAGGCGGCGTCGATGAGGTCGGGGTGAGCCCTGGAAAGCTGGACCAGCTCAAGTCGCTCCCGACGGCTGTCCCGCCCCCTCCAGAAGGCCGTGGCGTTCTTCTCGGGCCACGCCGGCCCGGTGTTGCCCTGAACAGACATCATGTCCAGGCTTACTCTGTTTGTTGCACAAAATCAATGTCAGGATCTCTGCTGTGCTAAAGGTTCCTCAGGTTTTTAGAGTCATCGTGACCTGATCCGGAGACATGGGCGCCAACTACAACTAGGGAGCAGTTGGCGCCCATGTCTCCGGATCAGGTCACGATGACTCTAACAGCCTCAGGCTGTTAGAGTCTAACTACTAACAACAGTTTGAATTGAACTATGAAAACATAGGAGTGGGTGACCGGctgctctaaaaaaaaacaaagtgtggCCGCAGTTTAAATGTACTAAAagtcataagaaaaaaaataaaataaaaatggttggTGAGTTTTGTTTCTTCCTCACAGATTTGCGTTTCAAAGCGCAAACAGATTTAAAATTAGGAGTGCATGCTTGTGTGAAAATCTCTTCTCCACCTTGAACTTCAGTAAGTCTAAGTAGAGTCCAGATTGactgtcaatcatctttaagccacactgagggtctcagctgtaCCAGAGGACGCAGGAGCCGagtgtccagcagtaagaagACGGCATGAGACGCCGCGTTCAGAAGATGATTGAGGTGACAGAACTGTAAAACTTGAGTCTTCTGTTGTATTTAACAGTAATAATTtcagtgttaactgaactgtgttaataatGATGTTTCAATCtgaaaacagcagatatagaagaccaaataaacagaaagttactactgtttttttaacttattgattttgatttgattgagagttttataagtaaaattggtacaaaaaaacagttcttaatAGAGTATAGTTGGTACATGTTGTGTAGCAGAGAAAGTTACACATAACTTGTTTACACCAGGGTCCTTAGTCATCTTATTTTGggttataaaatataataaaaagtcAGAGGaggtggttgttgttttttatttctgattcaAATCGGCATCGGCCctcagacactcacaagttCAAAATACGTTTCCCTGTTTGTTAAGACGACTGAACCAGTGGGGATACCAGCTCAGGCCAGACTTAGGTGGCAGTGGAGTGACAAGAGCCACAGGAGGAGGCCCCGCccacagaaaacaaagattcAGGTCCGACCCATAAAGTCAGCAAAAGCGCATTTGGCCTGAACACGACTAAAACCGTTCTCCTCCTCTGGTTGTCCATCAACTCAAAAGTCTCCAAACCGCCTCTCTCTTTTTTACGATCAAAGGACTGAGAATCGATTCGTCTTCTCCGTCTGTGCTTCTCGCTCGAGTTTGAGAAAACTTCAGGTTAAAATACTGCtgggaagaaaaacaagacGTTTCATGCAAATGCCTCCGCTGAAATTCAGGGTGGAAGGTACTTCAAACCCCTGTGTTCCTCATTTCCTTTTAAAGTACCGGCTCAGATGAACGCAGACACTTGAAATCCTCACAGAAAGAGACGTGAATTATTAAAAAACCTCCATAAAGACGAGAATAATTCAAATGCAGCCCATTTTTAGAGAACGTTTCAAACCGTTTTCTTGGTTTCTGTCCGTCTGCACGAAGCGGTTTGTCTTAAATGTTCCTGGATGGGCCCATGCCTCACCTTCCCATGGTCTCCAGGACGGACTCCGTCAGGTCGTACGTGGGCATCACGATGTCCCGGCTGCTGTTGGAGCCACACCAGGAGAAGATGGGATGGATCTCCTCCGTGGGTTTCCTCTTCTCCAGGGGCCAGTCCCCCAGATTGACGAAGAACTCCACATCGGGGAGGTGCACCTGCACTCACAGGACGCCCCCACGCCACAGGTCAGGCCTAAATAGCCAAC contains:
- the kdelc1 gene encoding KDEL motif-containing protein 1, with product MSLGLLPLLATCFCLEVFDGHLGAQAASVLDADQTLIWGPGLETNIVLPARFFYIQAVDSSGTNLTASPGEKTFEVKMKSAVEQFPRIWVQVLDRRDGSFLVRYRMYATYTDLQIHILHKEKHVGKSPYTLKGPVYHEGCDCPEPSGSVWEAHMHCPQAFAQIDQDLSVFTTVDPDRNAREIPPRFRQRHSLCHYTIKDNKVYIKTFGEHVGFRIFMDAVLLSLTRKVHLPDVEFFVNLGDWPLEKRKPTEEIHPIFSWCGSNSSRDIVMPTYDLTESVLETMGRVSLDMMSVQGNTGPAWPEKNATAFWRGRDSRRERLELVQLSRAHPDLIDAAFTNFFFFKHDESLYGPLVKHVSFFDFFKYKYQINIDGTVAAYRLPYLLAGDSVVFKVDSAYYEHFYKQLRAWEHYVPVRADLGDLLEKIQWARDHDSEAQKIALAGQQFARRHLMGDTVFCYYYRLFTEYSKLQVSQPKVREGMEPVEQPADELFPCSCHRAGIKDEL